The following proteins are encoded in a genomic region of Candidatus Aminicenantes bacterium:
- the pgeF gene encoding peptidoglycan editing factor PgeF, whose product HGFGTRRFDEADLADLAEANGMRPVLLHQVHSADVLAVDDVLPDKTDGDALMTATAGLLLIIKTADCLPFFLVDAERRAVAAVHAGWRGTAARIAAAAVAALVARFGSDPASLIAALGPCIGPACYEVGGDVAASFGGIEAAAPYLAPIPGRPGRYLLDLPAANRLQLEAAGVEACRIHASGICTHCDPNLLSWRRDRRTDIRIYSFVGIRPSGDHPPARSESR is encoded by the coding sequence TCCATGGCTTCGGAACCCGCCGGTTCGACGAAGCGGACCTGGCCGACCTGGCCGAGGCGAACGGCATGCGGCCCGTCCTTCTCCACCAAGTCCACTCGGCCGACGTTCTGGCCGTGGACGACGTCCTGCCGGACAAAACCGACGGCGACGCCCTGATGACGGCTACGGCGGGGCTTCTTCTGATCATCAAGACGGCCGACTGCCTGCCGTTTTTTCTCGTCGATGCGGAACGGCGGGCCGTGGCTGCGGTCCATGCCGGCTGGCGCGGCACGGCGGCCCGTATCGCCGCCGCCGCAGTGGCTGCGCTCGTGGCTCGATTCGGGTCCGATCCGGCCTCCCTTATCGCGGCCTTGGGTCCTTGCATCGGGCCCGCCTGCTACGAAGTGGGGGGAGACGTCGCGGCGTCCTTCGGCGGCATCGAAGCCGCCGCGCCGTATCTTGCCCCGATCCCCGGCCGCCCCGGCCGCTACCTTCTCGATCTTCCGGCTGCCAATCGCCTCCAGCTCGAAGCGGCCGGCGTCGAGGCTTGCCGGATTCATGCCTCCGGTATCTGCACCCACTGCGATCCGAATCTACTTTCCTGGCGCCGCGACCGGCGGACCGACATCCGGATCTACAGCTTCGTCGGCATCCGCCCGTCCGGTGACCACCCCCCTGCTCGATCGGAGTCTCGATGA
- a CDS encoding M61 family peptidase produces MMMKRRMILGFLLMSMLALPVTSRGGAVPFSMAYTVSVGDPAAGLFHVELRCDGWPGGPQSFRMPVWMPGYYGVMDYPSGVQGFLALDGRGRPLFWEKSAADAWRVQTGRAARFTIRYDIKVPAPFITQSGLNEKRAYIAPPGVFLYPDRRLGLPVIVTIDPGPFWKDVATGLDPVPGRPRTFAAPDFDALYDSPFLIGNLERLSFEVRGVPHAFYGFDLGEFDRSAFVSDLKRLVEAAVSIFGEIPYKRYAFLAVGPGRGGIEHAGSMAVSLGGLSGYSAATHRGTLKYLAHEYFHHYNVKRIRPFELGPFDYSRPNRTRMLWMAEGFTVYYETIVMRRAGFLGEDEMLAAAASPITAVERRPGRLVQSAAESSYVSWDQGPFGGDPATTVSYYDKGAVIGLLLDLAIRKATAGARSLDDVMRALYKEYYREKGRGFTEAELRAVCEKTAGETLSEVFSYADTAKPVDYAKYLGCAGLALETVAAPPTAQTSPSGRAGQAAPSVRIVRLPDPTPEQAAILRGWLGR; encoded by the coding sequence ATGATGATGAAGCGACGGATGATTCTTGGCTTCCTCTTAATGAGCATGCTTGCCCTGCCCGTTACAAGCCGGGGCGGCGCCGTACCCTTCAGCATGGCCTACACGGTGTCCGTGGGGGACCCGGCAGCGGGACTTTTCCACGTCGAGCTCCGCTGCGACGGCTGGCCCGGCGGGCCGCAAAGCTTTCGGATGCCCGTCTGGATGCCGGGCTATTACGGCGTCATGGATTACCCGTCCGGCGTCCAGGGCTTTCTGGCCCTCGACGGACGCGGCCGGCCGCTCTTCTGGGAGAAGTCGGCCGCCGATGCCTGGCGCGTACAAACGGGACGAGCGGCCCGCTTCACGATCCGCTATGACATCAAGGTTCCCGCCCCGTTCATCACTCAGAGCGGCCTGAACGAGAAGCGGGCCTATATCGCCCCTCCGGGCGTATTCCTCTACCCGGACAGGCGGCTCGGGCTGCCCGTCATAGTGACGATCGACCCCGGTCCGTTTTGGAAGGATGTCGCGACCGGCCTTGACCCGGTCCCCGGAAGACCCCGCACGTTCGCCGCCCCCGACTTCGACGCCCTCTACGACAGCCCTTTCCTGATCGGAAATCTCGAGCGGCTGTCCTTCGAGGTGCGCGGCGTGCCCCATGCCTTCTACGGCTTCGACTTGGGCGAGTTTGACCGTTCCGCCTTCGTCTCCGACTTGAAACGCCTGGTCGAGGCGGCCGTCTCGATTTTTGGCGAGATTCCTTACAAGCGCTACGCCTTCCTGGCCGTCGGTCCCGGCCGGGGGGGCATCGAGCACGCCGGCTCCATGGCCGTGTCCCTCGGCGGCTTGAGCGGCTATTCGGCCGCGACCCACCGCGGCACCCTCAAGTACCTGGCCCACGAGTACTTCCATCATTACAATGTCAAGCGAATCCGGCCGTTCGAGCTGGGCCCGTTCGATTATAGCCGGCCGAATCGCACCCGCATGCTCTGGATGGCGGAGGGCTTCACCGTCTATTACGAGACGATCGTGATGCGGCGGGCCGGCTTCCTGGGCGAGGACGAGATGCTGGCCGCCGCCGCCTCGCCCATCACCGCCGTCGAGCGGCGGCCCGGCCGGCTCGTTCAGTCGGCGGCCGAATCGAGCTACGTTTCCTGGGATCAAGGTCCCTTCGGCGGCGATCCGGCGACCACGGTCTCCTATTACGACAAGGGCGCCGTGATCGGCCTGCTGCTCGACCTGGCCATCCGCAAGGCGACCGCCGGGGCTCGATCCCTGGACGATGTCATGAGGGCCCTCTATAAAGAGTATTACCGGGAAAAGGGGCGCGGTTTTACCGAAGCCGAGCTGCGGGCCGTCTGCGAGAAAACCGCCGGGGAAACGCTCTCGGAAGTCTTCTCTTATGCGGACACGGCCAAGCCGGTCGACTATGCCAAATACCTGGGCTGCGCGGGCCTAGCCTTGGAGACGGTTGCGGCGCCTCCAACCGCTCAAACATCGCCCTCCGGCCGGGCCGGGCA